The candidate division WOR-3 bacterium genome includes a window with the following:
- the thiM gene encoding hydroxyethylthiazole kinase has protein sequence MDYSEIIARDINVLRQNRPLIHHMTNFVVMNQTANLTLAIGGQPVMSHAIEEVEEMVSYAGCLLLNIGTLVPELIDSMITAGRKANKLGVPVVFDPVGAGATKLRTDSAKRILSEVKVSIIRANLAETLTCAGIKAEIVGVDSRESDETALEKIKTASKILGTVIAVTGVKDVITDSKQTAICSNGNEIMGKVTGTGCSSSTSVACFASVEKDPFIAAVCGVCFYSLMGELAAEKSDGPASFEISLRDRIYSATEEEISRRLKLEIITG, from the coding sequence ATGGATTATTCAGAAATTATAGCCAGAGACATAAATGTATTGAGACAGAATAGACCTCTGATCCACCACATGACTAATTTCGTCGTCATGAACCAGACGGCAAATCTAACTCTGGCCATAGGCGGTCAGCCTGTCATGTCTCACGCCATCGAGGAAGTCGAAGAAATGGTGTCTTATGCAGGATGCCTTCTTCTCAACATTGGAACGCTTGTGCCCGAACTTATAGACTCGATGATCACAGCGGGTAGAAAAGCGAATAAACTTGGTGTACCCGTTGTCTTTGACCCCGTCGGAGCCGGAGCGACAAAGCTCAGAACCGATTCTGCGAAGAGGATACTTTCTGAGGTTAAAGTTTCAATAATAAGGGCTAATCTCGCCGAAACACTGACTTGCGCGGGAATAAAGGCCGAAATAGTCGGCGTCGATTCCAGGGAATCGGATGAAACTGCTCTCGAAAAAATCAAAACAGCTTCAAAAATACTCGGCACCGTAATCGCAGTCACCGGCGTCAAAGACGTAATTACCGATTCAAAACAGACGGCTATCTGCTCCAACGGCAATGAAATTATGGGCAAAGTGACCGGAACCGGTTGTTCGTCTTCGACTTCTGTTGCCTGCTTCGCGTCGGTTGAAAAGGATCCTTTCATCGCGGCCGTTTGCGGAGTGTGTTTCTACTCGCTCATGGGCGAACTTGCCGCTGAAAAATCAGACGGGCCTGCTTCTTTCGAGATATCACTGAGAGACAGGATATATTCAGCAACTGAAGAAGAAATCTCACGGCGTCTTAAGCTGGAGATTATCACCGGTTGA
- a CDS encoding HD domain-containing protein, giving the protein MRTNKKNRSFDQRIDFIKEVDKLKSVFRHTYLFDGTRNENDAEHSWHLAIMAIVLEDYSNERVDIIKVIKMVLIHDLVEIDAGDFILYTDRKEEKLEKEKKAADRIFGLLPKELRTEFTYLWKEFEEKKTPEARFAAAIDRLEPIMQNHATGGKAWKKHGIKLEQVIEANRHIAEGSESLWEYAKKLIENAEEEGFIC; this is encoded by the coding sequence ATGCGGACTAATAAGAAAAACCGCTCATTTGATCAGAGAATAGATTTCATAAAGGAAGTCGACAAGCTGAAATCAGTTTTCCGGCACACATACCTGTTTGACGGCACGAGAAACGAAAACGACGCCGAACACTCATGGCATCTGGCGATTATGGCGATTGTTCTTGAGGACTATTCCAACGAACGGGTAGACATCATAAAAGTAATAAAAATGGTCCTCATTCACGACTTGGTGGAGATTGACGCAGGTGATTTCATTTTGTACACGGATAGAAAAGAAGAGAAACTGGAAAAAGAAAAGAAAGCGGCCGACAGGATTTTCGGTCTTTTGCCAAAGGAACTGAGGACGGAATTTACTTATCTTTGGAAAGAATTCGAGGAAAAGAAAACTCCCGAAGCCAGATTCGCCGCGGCTATAGACAGACTCGAACCTATCATGCAGAATCACGCGACAGGCGGAAAAGCGTGGAAAAAACACGGAATAAAACTTGAACAGGTAATCGAAGCGAACAGACACATCGCAGAAGGATCGGAATCTTTGTGGGAATACGCAAAAAAATTGATTGAAAACGCAGAAGAAGAAGGATTTATATGTTAG
- a CDS encoding winged helix-turn-helix transcriptional regulator has translation MEPMDNLEQAVLDFSGLLDIFERDFMKSRETNDLTIKQLLYLSLIESMPACTITAISKKLNVKKPTVSNLISALEIKDLVRKRLSKNDARIHIIEITTKGKNVLANRKKLHRDFAKKILKCLNESEKAQSLKLLKKIYDCNKELLR, from the coding sequence ATGGAACCGATGGATAATCTTGAACAGGCCGTCTTGGATTTTTCCGGCCTACTCGACATATTTGAAAGAGATTTCATGAAGAGCCGTGAAACAAACGATCTGACCATCAAACAGCTCCTCTATCTCTCTCTCATCGAATCAATGCCCGCATGTACGATCACTGCCATTTCCAAAAAACTTAATGTTAAAAAGCCGACGGTTTCCAATCTCATATCTGCTCTTGAAATCAAAGATCTCGTCAGAAAAAGGCTGTCAAAAAATGACGCGAGAATTCATATAATCGAGATCACGACAAAGGGCAAAAATGTGCTCGCAAACAGGAAAAAACTTCACAGAGATTTTGCAAAAAAGATTCTTAAATGTTTGAACGAATCGGAAAAAGCACAGTCGTTAAAACTTCTAAAAAAAATTTACGATTGCAACAAGGAGCTTTTGAGATGA
- a CDS encoding 2-dehydropantoate 2-reductase, producing MKMRIAIVGVGGVGGYLGARLCHFRDPIKSYHVIFIQRGEGLMVLKKNGITLLTEQNKYVTFPDMVTDDPSDLGIFTHVFLCVKSYQLDEVLKLLKSNVAQNTVLISLLNGIGTEEKIKTSFPYAEVLGGCVYVSSEVLYPGVVKQTGSAGKLFFGSEGSDENRHRELLDVLKNARIKAFFDRDIKRKEWEKFLILCPFSTLSSFYNCTAGEIAEDGEKNRKFVSMMEEIVELANAKGVPLGEKDVQENLSRILTFSRETKTSFQRDFKAGKNTEIDVLAGYVVEEGKKLGLKTPLHEEFFDKLNKRMLNRED from the coding sequence ATGAAAATGAGAATAGCTATAGTCGGTGTCGGAGGAGTAGGAGGTTATCTCGGGGCGAGACTCTGCCATTTCAGAGATCCGATAAAATCCTATCACGTGATTTTCATACAGAGAGGCGAGGGGCTCATGGTTCTCAAAAAAAACGGCATCACGCTCCTCACTGAACAAAACAAGTATGTCACGTTTCCCGACATGGTGACTGACGATCCCTCGGATCTCGGGATTTTTACGCACGTATTTTTATGCGTAAAGAGTTACCAGCTAGATGAAGTTCTGAAACTTCTGAAAAGTAACGTCGCTCAAAACACAGTTCTGATATCGCTTTTGAATGGAATCGGTACGGAGGAAAAAATAAAGACGAGTTTCCCTTACGCCGAAGTCCTCGGAGGATGTGTTTATGTCAGTTCGGAAGTTCTTTATCCGGGCGTAGTGAAACAGACAGGTTCTGCCGGGAAGTTATTCTTTGGTTCCGAGGGATCGGATGAAAACAGGCACAGAGAATTGCTCGATGTCCTTAAAAACGCGAGAATAAAGGCTTTTTTTGACAGGGACATAAAGAGGAAGGAATGGGAAAAGTTCCTCATTTTGTGCCCGTTTTCCACTCTTTCTTCTTTTTACAACTGTACGGCGGGGGAGATAGCGGAAGACGGCGAAAAAAACCGGAAGTTTGTTTCTATGATGGAGGAAATAGTCGAGCTTGCCAACGCTAAAGGAGTGCCTTTGGGAGAGAAAGACGTACAGGAAAATTTAAGCAGGATACTGACTTTTTCAAGGGAAACAAAGACTTCTTTTCAGAGAGATTTCAAGGCAGGAAAAAACACGGAAATAGACGTTCTTGCGGGATACGTTGTCGAGGAAGGAAAAAAATTGGGTTTGAAAACACCTCTGCACGAAGAATTTTTCGATAAGCTGAATAAGAGGATGCTGAACCGCGAGGACTGA
- a CDS encoding efflux RND transporter permease subunit, whose amino-acid sequence MNLIDIAVKKPYMTLMFYMALVVIGIFSVTRIPQDMFPDIEVPQLTVLTVYPGASCENVERLVTKPLEEVLAGASDLKHINSWSKDNVSIIQLEFNYGTNLDAAATDIQQFVDFVSENLPNGAKKPRIMKISTGHYPILYFGIKYQEGITDIDDIVNNQIAERIQRSTGVANVLVLNLPKKEIRISLSPSDLRKYGVSIDQIRTALSLENITIPAGNVDIGTMNWSVSVPSDLASVEEIASVPVSFQNGVIVRLRDVGTIKDTIAPSTSSSMVDGEKGVVLVVMKQSGVNSVEVSKSVKNTVEQLREGLPDGVEIELVQDYSENITNIIGNLKQTIFIVLTAVIAVVFFFLRKLVPSLIISLSIPSSIIIVFIGLFAFGYSFNAVSLMSIAVAIGMIVDNAIVVLENIDKHRDRSEDMKSASINGAKEMAPAVIAATLTTVIVFLPLVFVRGLVGILFKQLAFVIIVTIGSSVFTALTLTPMLTSKLEKTRKKNNSLSKFYVLSEKFFNSVEASYFRLLSFTLRHKYASLTVTAIVFILSLLLIPLVGTGYFSNIDTGELTISINTPSGTSLEATEKVTAQVFALIDEVVKDKIVAFSMEGQDEKGLLSTAGFNEGSNIATIVVRLTPLEKRDKSSEEIACILRERMNEIPNITKYSVSSQSIMLQLLLGGSSEIEIEVSGQNLETINEMAFALSDSARNISGVVDASTTIDNGRPELRIVIDKDKASLLGLTPMMVAMQVRQSLYGQDAGSIIVMDSDRPIFITYEEHSKDDIEKIKEIVLTTVFGKQVSIGDIAEIERDFAPIEIARKDRTRTVTVILSLSGRSMGEVASDLSPIIQRIDTLSGVNARIAGQTEDQRETFLDLATALFIGIVLVYMIMCAQFGSFRDPFIIMFSIPFTFTGIILAFLMTGYELNMITSIGVIMLMGIVVNNGIVLIDRMNTLKNSGKPILETVIEGSISRLRPILMTVLTTVIGFIPLALSRKQGYEIWSPFATTALGGLLASTVVTLIIIPVLYSIFHRERKLNKTGVQGPDLS is encoded by the coding sequence ATGAACTTAATCGACATTGCCGTAAAAAAACCCTACATGACTCTGATGTTCTATATGGCTCTTGTCGTCATAGGAATATTCAGCGTTACCAGAATCCCACAGGACATGTTTCCGGATATAGAGGTCCCGCAGCTGACAGTGCTGACCGTCTATCCCGGAGCTTCCTGCGAAAACGTCGAAAGACTGGTAACAAAACCTCTCGAAGAAGTGCTCGCTGGAGCGTCTGATCTCAAACATATTAATTCCTGGTCCAAAGACAACGTCTCAATCATCCAGCTCGAATTCAATTACGGAACCAACTTAGATGCTGCAGCAACGGACATACAGCAATTTGTGGATTTCGTCTCTGAGAATCTGCCTAACGGAGCAAAAAAACCGAGGATAATGAAGATATCAACGGGACACTATCCCATCCTCTACTTCGGTATCAAATACCAGGAAGGCATCACTGACATAGACGACATAGTCAACAATCAGATTGCAGAAAGGATACAGCGTTCAACAGGCGTTGCGAATGTCCTGGTTTTGAACCTTCCGAAGAAAGAAATCAGAATATCTCTAAGCCCGTCGGATTTGAGGAAATACGGCGTGTCAATTGATCAGATACGAACCGCTCTCAGTTTGGAGAATATAACAATCCCCGCCGGCAATGTTGACATAGGCACCATGAACTGGTCTGTTTCAGTGCCTTCGGATCTTGCATCGGTGGAGGAGATCGCTTCAGTTCCGGTGTCTTTTCAAAACGGAGTTATAGTCAGACTTCGCGACGTCGGAACAATCAAGGACACCATCGCACCTTCGACATCGTCTTCAATGGTAGACGGTGAAAAAGGTGTAGTGCTTGTCGTTATGAAACAGTCCGGCGTCAATTCAGTGGAAGTGTCGAAAAGTGTTAAAAATACAGTGGAACAATTGAGAGAAGGCCTTCCCGATGGAGTTGAAATAGAACTCGTTCAGGATTATTCGGAAAACATAACAAACATCATTGGAAACCTCAAGCAGACGATATTCATTGTTTTGACAGCTGTCATCGCCGTCGTTTTTTTCTTTCTGAGAAAACTCGTGCCGAGCCTTATTATATCTCTTTCCATACCCTCTTCCATTATCATAGTCTTCATAGGTCTTTTCGCATTCGGTTATTCCTTCAACGCCGTTTCTCTCATGAGTATAGCTGTTGCCATAGGCATGATAGTCGATAACGCGATAGTCGTTCTCGAAAATATAGATAAACACAGAGACAGATCAGAGGACATGAAGTCCGCTTCCATAAACGGAGCAAAGGAAATGGCGCCGGCAGTCATCGCCGCCACCCTGACAACCGTCATTGTGTTTCTTCCTCTTGTTTTCGTCAGGGGTCTTGTTGGAATTTTATTCAAGCAGTTGGCCTTCGTAATAATAGTCACCATTGGTTCTTCTGTTTTTACGGCTCTGACTCTGACTCCGATGCTGACGTCCAAACTCGAAAAGACCAGGAAAAAGAATAATTCTCTCAGCAAGTTCTATGTGCTTTCAGAAAAATTCTTCAACAGCGTAGAAGCTTCCTATTTCAGACTTTTGTCATTCACGCTCAGGCATAAGTACGCGTCCCTGACAGTTACGGCGATTGTATTCATTCTTTCTCTTCTTCTGATACCGCTTGTGGGAACCGGATATTTTTCTAATATTGACACTGGAGAACTGACCATATCCATCAACACTCCGTCGGGAACTTCTCTCGAGGCTACAGAGAAAGTAACTGCGCAGGTTTTTGCCTTGATAGACGAAGTCGTCAAAGACAAGATCGTCGCATTTTCAATGGAAGGGCAGGACGAGAAAGGCCTTCTTTCCACAGCAGGATTTAATGAAGGCAGCAACATAGCTACTATTGTCGTTCGCCTGACACCTCTTGAAAAGAGAGACAAATCGTCGGAGGAAATAGCCTGTATTCTCAGAGAAAGAATGAATGAAATACCAAATATAACTAAATATTCCGTGTCAAGCCAGTCTATAATGCTTCAGCTTTTACTCGGAGGATCCAGTGAAATCGAAATTGAAGTTTCAGGTCAAAACCTCGAAACAATCAATGAAATGGCTTTTGCCCTGTCAGACTCGGCCAGAAACATATCCGGCGTCGTAGACGCCTCCACGACAATTGACAACGGAAGACCAGAGCTTCGAATTGTCATTGACAAAGACAAAGCCTCTTTGCTGGGGTTGACTCCAATGATGGTTGCCATGCAGGTAAGGCAGTCACTTTACGGTCAGGACGCAGGATCCATAATAGTCATGGATTCGGACCGACCTATTTTTATAACGTACGAAGAACATTCAAAAGACGACATCGAAAAAATCAAAGAAATTGTTCTGACAACTGTCTTCGGAAAACAGGTCTCTATTGGAGACATAGCCGAAATCGAAAGAGATTTCGCCCCGATAGAAATAGCGAGAAAAGACAGGACAAGAACTGTTACAGTTATTTTATCTCTTTCCGGCAGATCTATGGGCGAAGTCGCCTCAGATTTATCGCCGATAATTCAGAGGATTGACACCCTATCCGGTGTGAATGCCAGAATTGCCGGTCAAACCGAAGACCAGAGAGAGACCTTTTTGGACCTTGCCACGGCATTATTCATCGGCATCGTTCTCGTTTACATGATTATGTGTGCCCAGTTCGGTTCGTTCAGAGACCCTTTCATCATTATGTTTTCCATCCCTTTCACTTTTACAGGAATCATTCTTGCGTTTCTTATGACCGGATACGAGTTGAACATGATAACTTCTATCGGTGTTATAATGCTCATGGGCATAGTCGTAAACAACGGTATAGTTCTGATTGATAGAATGAACACTTTGAAAAATTCAGGAAAACCTATACTCGAAACCGTCATAGAAGGAAGCATCTCCAGGCTGAGACCCATACTCATGACCGTCTTAACAACTGTAATCGGTTTCATTCCTCTTGCTCTGTCAAGAAAACAGGGTTACGAGATATGGTCGCCTTTCGCCACAACCGCTTTGGGAGGCCTCCTGGCTTCGACTGTCGTCACCCTGATTATAATTCCCGTGTTGTATTCGATTTTTCACAGAGAAAGAAAATTAAACAAAACCGGAGTACAGGGACCCGATTTGTCATAA
- a CDS encoding T9SS type A sorting domain-containing protein: MSHSSWAWIDDSLYKSFYSMTDVYHGTQIYVERTGFSWSQDTNGDFIVFVNKFINTSRASYDSVYTGFWYDFDIPSSAYSDDMAGYISAVNLCYMYDSGSYTQKVGICFLEPSGAHGAHWYNYATTPGDDNSYYAALGDVSVSASWPTTPADYKIMINCGPYSFGPEDTITIAYGVVAGNDESELTLAATRMIQLYDSLSLSVEEDPIAQIPESYELSLTVGFFNGRISAVLKIPCDDCVEISVFDVHGREVLGASRFNATHGENTFLLDADSLSNGLYFIRVSSASVCAVGKVSVIR; encoded by the coding sequence GTGTCCCACAGTTCGTGGGCTTGGATTGACGACTCTCTCTACAAAAGCTTTTACAGCATGACAGACGTTTATCACGGGACTCAGATATACGTCGAAAGAACAGGTTTTTCATGGTCTCAGGACACAAACGGAGATTTCATAGTTTTCGTGAATAAATTTATAAACACATCGCGCGCATCTTATGACAGCGTTTATACGGGATTCTGGTACGACTTCGACATTCCTTCGTCAGCTTACAGCGACGACATGGCAGGATATATTTCGGCGGTAAACCTTTGTTACATGTATGACAGCGGCAGTTACACACAGAAGGTCGGAATATGTTTTTTGGAACCGTCGGGTGCGCACGGAGCTCACTGGTATAATTACGCGACAACTCCGGGAGACGACAACTCTTATTATGCCGCTCTTGGAGACGTGAGCGTTTCCGCATCTTGGCCGACGACGCCGGCTGATTACAAGATTATGATAAACTGCGGTCCGTACTCCTTCGGTCCGGAAGACACCATAACGATAGCTTACGGTGTAGTCGCGGGAAACGACGAGAGCGAATTGACTTTAGCCGCGACGAGAATGATTCAACTTTATGACAGCCTCAGCCTGTCAGTCGAAGAGGATCCGATCGCCCAAATACCCGAGTCATATGAACTTTCGCTGACCGTCGGATTCTTCAACGGAAGAATTTCTGCCGTTTTAAAAATACCTTGTGACGATTGCGTCGAAATAAGCGTTTTTGACGTTCACGGCAGGGAGGTTCTCGGCGCCTCAAGATTCAACGCCACTCATGGCGAAAACACTTTCTTACTCGACGCAGACAGTTTGAGCAACGGATTATATTTCATCAGGGTATCGTCGGCGTCTGTATGTGCCGTGGGTAAAGTCAGTGTCATAAGATAA
- the thiE gene encoding thiamine phosphate synthase, translating to MKKAIKGLYFVTDPLLTLGRSVQEISYQACRSGVDILQFRDKSLPDDEFLETALYIRKITREFNTLFILNDRAHLVGESKADGVHVGLSDITPGKARDLIGDEKILGVSFHAEKDALLAQDSGADYVALSPVFATETKKDLGAPAGFEGISYFSKLLKIPLVAIGGINTSNVVRVISAGADCAAVVTAISLSEDIKKTVMELREKIREGFESRNLLH from the coding sequence TTGAAAAAAGCGATCAAAGGGCTGTATTTCGTCACCGACCCTCTTCTGACTCTCGGAAGGTCGGTGCAGGAAATTTCTTATCAGGCATGCAGAAGCGGCGTTGACATACTGCAGTTCAGGGACAAATCTCTACCCGACGACGAGTTTCTTGAAACGGCGCTTTATATCAGAAAAATAACAAGAGAATTCAACACGCTTTTTATTCTCAACGACAGGGCTCACCTTGTCGGAGAATCCAAAGCGGACGGAGTCCATGTTGGCCTGTCTGATATAACTCCCGGTAAGGCCAGAGATTTGATCGGCGACGAAAAAATTCTTGGAGTCTCGTTCCACGCTGAAAAAGATGCTCTCTTAGCGCAGGATTCAGGCGCGGACTATGTTGCGCTCAGTCCGGTTTTTGCAACCGAAACAAAAAAAGATCTTGGCGCACCCGCTGGATTTGAAGGCATCAGTTACTTTTCAAAACTTCTAAAAATACCGCTGGTCGCCATCGGAGGAATCAATACATCCAACGTAGTTCGGGTGATTTCCGCCGGAGCCGACTGCGCGGCAGTTGTCACGGCCATCAGTCTGTCTGAAGACATTAAAAAAACCGTCATGGAGCTACGGGAAAAAATACGAGAAGGTTTTGAATCGAGAAACCTTTTACACTGA
- the rplQ gene encoding 50S ribosomal protein L17 gives MRHKVKGRKLGRNDSNRKALLRNAASSLFLHGKIKTTKSIAKELQPYVEKIITKAKIDDFNARRYVARLVYGKETVKSLFDKVIPEMKEKKGGYTRIYGLDFRQGDNARMALIELSSYKEEKKEKKEKKPATRRGGRKAKKDDKDKEKEKNKK, from the coding sequence ATGAGACATAAAGTAAAAGGAAGAAAACTCGGAAGAAACGATTCGAACAGAAAAGCCCTTCTGAGAAACGCGGCGAGTTCGCTCTTTCTTCACGGAAAGATAAAAACGACAAAATCCATTGCGAAAGAGCTTCAGCCGTACGTTGAAAAAATTATTACAAAGGCGAAAATTGACGATTTCAACGCGAGAAGATATGTAGCCCGGCTTGTCTACGGGAAAGAAACGGTCAAAAGCCTGTTCGATAAAGTCATACCTGAAATGAAGGAAAAAAAAGGCGGATATACGAGAATTTACGGGCTTGATTTCCGTCAGGGCGACAACGCAAGAATGGCTCTTATAGAACTCTCATCGTATAAGGAAGAAAAGAAAGAGAAAAAGGAAAAGAAACCGGCGACGAGAAGAGGGGGAAGAAAAGCAAAGAAAGACGACAAGGACAAGGAAAAAGAAAAAAATAAAAAATAA
- a CDS encoding TolC family protein, with protein MMCLTIFTLFLFIQSQIVILDFDEFVRSSLDFSHEIKHAELNHDITKNSEALAFGSMLPRISANFNYTKIDKAIGADLSVPSLPVFSALNPAEIIGFTPPVDTYLNFTKEDFKTASITLVQPIFWGGKIYRNYRIQSLIRESASEYTAITYQNTVMQCVISYAGYHKAKGLLYSALSYEQAMAAHLRDVENLYNNGVLIENDLQKTRIYHENALLSVQASENALKLAQMNICRLSGLDMSTDITFSDSLPELFVPELDPGTFVEYGLANRKELSIAELNLSVAEERKGISLMRFVPDVTLFATLRANNPDFELEDEWETGWMMGIDLNYTLFEGFGRIAQISASSSSQAQARENILAAREMIELEIRTGVLDLELAFRRLQTTKEKYQTSLEYLELSELRFVNGMITNSELLDAYLLRSEAEADLISAKADLAVNYAKLKASLGLLDQSNVFSDFTEVNN; from the coding sequence ATGATGTGTTTGACAATATTCACTTTATTTCTTTTCATTCAGTCGCAGATCGTGATTCTGGATTTCGACGAATTTGTCAGGTCCAGTCTCGATTTCAGCCACGAAATAAAACATGCCGAACTCAATCATGACATCACTAAAAACTCGGAGGCCCTGGCGTTCGGAAGCATGCTTCCCAGAATATCCGCAAACTTCAATTACACAAAAATAGACAAAGCAATTGGAGCGGATTTATCCGTACCTTCCCTTCCGGTTTTTTCAGCGCTAAATCCTGCAGAAATAATAGGTTTCACACCACCGGTAGACACCTACCTGAATTTTACAAAAGAAGATTTCAAAACCGCTTCAATAACTCTCGTCCAGCCTATTTTCTGGGGCGGTAAGATTTACAGGAATTACAGAATTCAATCCCTGATCAGGGAAAGCGCGTCCGAATACACCGCCATAACATACCAAAACACAGTAATGCAATGCGTCATCTCCTACGCGGGATATCATAAAGCCAAGGGACTTCTTTACTCTGCTTTAAGTTATGAACAGGCCATGGCCGCCCACCTCAGGGATGTCGAAAATCTCTACAACAACGGCGTACTGATAGAAAACGATTTGCAGAAAACGAGAATATATCACGAAAACGCTCTTCTTTCGGTTCAGGCTTCGGAAAACGCCCTGAAACTAGCACAGATGAACATATGCAGACTTTCAGGTCTGGACATGTCGACCGACATTACCTTTTCCGATTCATTGCCGGAACTATTTGTTCCGGAACTCGACCCAGGCACTTTTGTTGAATACGGACTGGCCAACAGAAAAGAGTTGTCAATCGCTGAATTAAATTTATCCGTAGCCGAGGAAAGGAAAGGAATTTCGCTAATGAGATTTGTACCGGATGTTACGCTTTTCGCGACTTTGAGGGCAAACAATCCGGATTTTGAACTTGAAGACGAATGGGAGACAGGCTGGATGATGGGTATTGATTTAAACTACACGTTGTTTGAAGGTTTCGGAAGAATCGCCCAGATTTCCGCTTCATCTTCTTCCCAGGCTCAAGCCCGCGAAAACATCCTCGCCGCCAGGGAAATGATTGAACTAGAAATCAGAACCGGCGTACTCGATCTTGAACTGGCTTTCAGAAGACTCCAGACGACGAAAGAAAAATACCAGACCTCACTCGAATACCTTGAACTTTCTGAACTTCGTTTCGTAAACGGCATGATAACAAATTCCGAACTGCTGGACGCATACCTTCTCAGAAGCGAAGCCGAGGCGGATTTGATTTCAGCCAAAGCGGACCTTGCAGTGAATTATGCCAAACTTAAAGCCAGCCTTGGATTGCTAGACCAATCGAATGTGTTTTCTGATTTCACGGAGGTGAATAATTGA
- a CDS encoding efflux RND transporter periplasmic adaptor subunit — translation MKRLLWLFTAVACLFSCSSNTEHNDNQDRSKRIMIAVVENSQSLPTLKFSQNIAPRRESRLSPAMPGRIERILVEKGDSVRKGQLLVILSGEMLTGAQAQYEAAKSDYVRAQNLYENSAISLQQLEKAEAIYKSATAQRDMSARSAYVYAPFKGIITDVSCEEGEIFSFTPEISLSSVEGSGIITLSAIDSVEITGNVSERYYNEIHKGLEAVIRPDLFPDTQWSGCVSNIGSVIDISTRTFEVEVALDNPDLILKPGMFAEVSMILDQMISTRIPEEALVTDASGNEFYVFVIQNGKAVRKTVVVSSTENGFVEILSGVNNGDTIATVGSRTLEDGDEISVVHEK, via the coding sequence TTGAAAAGATTATTATGGCTTTTCACAGCCGTTGCCTGTTTATTTTCTTGCAGTTCAAATACAGAGCACAATGACAATCAGGACCGCTCAAAGAGAATTATGATCGCTGTTGTAGAGAACAGCCAATCGCTCCCCACATTAAAATTTTCTCAAAACATCGCCCCTCGCAGGGAATCACGTCTATCACCGGCAATGCCAGGCAGAATAGAGAGAATACTCGTGGAAAAAGGCGATTCTGTCAGGAAAGGCCAGCTCCTCGTCATTCTTTCAGGAGAGATGCTCACCGGAGCCCAGGCTCAATACGAAGCCGCAAAATCTGACTACGTCAGGGCGCAAAATCTTTACGAGAATTCGGCGATTTCACTTCAGCAGCTCGAAAAAGCCGAAGCCATATACAAGAGTGCCACTGCACAAAGAGACATGTCCGCAAGGTCAGCATACGTGTACGCTCCATTCAAGGGTATCATAACTGATGTTTCTTGCGAAGAAGGCGAAATATTCAGTTTTACCCCCGAAATCTCTCTTTCTTCAGTCGAAGGAAGCGGAATCATCACTCTTTCAGCCATCGATTCAGTCGAGATCACAGGAAACGTGTCTGAACGTTATTACAACGAGATTCACAAAGGATTAGAAGCTGTGATTAGGCCAGACCTCTTCCCCGACACCCAATGGTCCGGTTGTGTATCTAACATCGGTTCCGTAATTGACATATCAACGAGAACTTTCGAAGTGGAAGTTGCCCTGGACAATCCCGATCTGATTCTCAAGCCCGGAATGTTCGCCGAAGTTTCCATGATTCTTGATCAAATGATTTCGACGCGGATTCCGGAAGAAGCCCTCGTTACAGATGCGAGCGGAAATGAGTTTTACGTCTTCGTTATTCAAAACGGAAAAGCCGTAAGAAAGACTGTGGTTGTCTCTTCAACCGAAAACGGATTCGTCGAAATTTTATCAGGTGTAAACAACGGCGACACGATAGCGACTGTCGGTTCGAGAACTCTTGAAGACGGAGACGAGATCTCAGTCGTCCACGAGAAGTAA